One Thioclava electrotropha DNA segment encodes these proteins:
- a CDS encoding phosphoribulokinase has product MSKKHPIISVVGSSGAGTSTVKSTFDQIFRREGISAVSIEGDAFHRYNRADMKEELQKRYDAGDQGFSHFSYEANELKELERVFREYGETGKGKTRHYVHDDAEAEKWGTPPGHFTEWSDFEDESDLLFYEGLHGCVVNDEVNLSALADLKIGVVPVINLEWIQKIHRDRASRGYTTEAVTDVILRRMHSYVNCITPQFTETDINFQRVPVVDTSNPFVARWIPTADESLVVIRFKNPRGIDFPYLTSMINGSWMSRANSIVIPGNRQDLAMQLILTPLIERIVRESKRA; this is encoded by the coding sequence ATGTCCAAGAAACACCCCATCATTTCCGTCGTCGGTTCTTCCGGTGCAGGCACCTCGACGGTGAAATCGACCTTCGATCAGATCTTCCGTCGCGAAGGGATTTCCGCGGTCTCGATCGAGGGGGACGCCTTCCACCGCTACAATCGCGCCGACATGAAGGAAGAGCTGCAAAAGCGCTATGACGCGGGCGATCAGGGCTTTTCGCATTTCTCCTATGAAGCCAATGAACTCAAGGAGTTGGAGCGCGTCTTTCGCGAATATGGCGAGACCGGCAAGGGCAAGACGCGCCATTACGTCCATGACGATGCCGAGGCCGAGAAATGGGGCACGCCGCCCGGTCATTTCACCGAATGGAGCGATTTCGAAGACGAATCCGACCTGCTTTTCTACGAAGGTCTGCACGGCTGCGTGGTCAATGACGAGGTGAACCTCTCGGCGCTGGCCGATCTGAAGATCGGCGTGGTTCCGGTGATCAACCTCGAATGGATTCAGAAAATCCACCGCGACCGCGCCTCGCGGGGCTACACGACGGAAGCGGTCACCGACGTGATCCTGCGCCGCATGCATTCTTACGTGAACTGCATCACCCCGCAATTCACCGAGACGGATATCAACTTCCAGCGCGTGCCGGTCGTCGACACCTCGAACCCGTTCGTGGCGCGGTGGATCCCGACGGCGGATGAGAGCCTCGTGGTGATCCGCTTCAAGAACCCGCGCGGCATCGATTTCCCCTATCTCACCTCGATGATCAACGGCTCCTGGATGAGCCGCGCGAACTCGATCGTCATTCCCGGCAACCGTCAGGATCTGGCCATGCAGCTGATCCTCACCCCCCTCATCGAGCGCATCGTGCGTGAATCGAAGCGGGCTTGA